The Coffea arabica cultivar ET-39 chromosome 8e, Coffea Arabica ET-39 HiFi, whole genome shotgun sequence genome window below encodes:
- the LOC113704748 gene encoding uncharacterized protein — protein MVVEYFAEALAQSDQVQVDQSWLDVIPSIVSEQENEALQQVPTEEEVKKVIFQMNGESSLGPDGFTGSFFTSCWEIVKGDVCRAVWDFFAGAQLPWGYTSTLLALIPKISGKKVRGSNVALKLDMVKAYDQVSWCFLIQVMRKFGFGERWIDMIWLLISSCHFSVLLNGKPYGFFRSSRGLHQGDPLSPALFIIAAEVLSRGLNTLVGDRQFSPYFVARGYPPLTHLAYTDDIIIFCNGSKRSLACVMEVLGKYQRISGQLVNASKSYFLVDRMVSLIRCRVIARTTGFSFKELPVTYLGCPLYAGRRVRSLFNGLLDKVSQRLNSWRGRWLSMSARAILIKHVLSSIPIHILAVLVPPKGVIAELEWVLAQFFWGESEFGFKWHWSAWKILCHPVEEGGVGFRSLQAIIEVFSCKFWWLFRCGLSLWAQFIRARYVGELHPNQVFISPKFSPSGKRMFGVQFSMEMWLKWDLSRGDVAFWWDNWSGLGPLAWRFPDLASNTWVYDFLHEGQWDHLALAAFPSEVTESTADSFFCFGKVPDGLVWTLQPSGEFSTKSAYQVVRSSGVRSWAFASIWHSLIPQKFSFLMWRLLHEQLPVDDVLAKFQSLGIATPSVACVRSQCYKWWLLSVKGRAFRWLSPVLPLLIVWFLWWARNMARFEGRSISVGQVRGWIIHELRLLIQVYFPTMTRVPLQWVEILDSLSGLRRSLVSTLVRWVCPLDGFFKLNSDGCSTLRGEGSGGVIRDSCRRLILAFADFFGPLFTGEGRGLVAICPVVRAIRNAVPEYHQFRHYYREGMLWLTHWLPTRESIIDIFYEKHLGHLIDVITSSCPPDSIAQAVSKSGRSDEESGNQISVKPEILLNICDLLCFCVLHHPYRIK, from the exons ATGGTGGTTGAGTACTTCGCTGAAGCTTTGGCGCAATCTGATCAAGTACAGGTTGATCAGTCATGGTTAGATGTTATCCCCTCAATTGTCTCCGAGCAGGAGAATGAGGCTCTTCAACAAGTCCCTACTGAGGAAGAGGTTAAAAAAGTGATTTTCCAGATGAATGGGGAGAGTTCCTTAGGGCCAGATGGGTTTACGGGTTCTTTCTTCACTTCCTGTTGGGAAATAGTAAAAGGTGATGTCTGTCGGGCGGTTTGGGATTTCTTCGCTGGTGCGCAGCTGCCTTGGGGATACACATCGACTCTGCTGGCTTTAATTCCGAAAATATCAG GGAAGAAGGTTAGGGGATCAAATGTTGCGCTGAAGTTGGATATGGTCAAAGCATATGACCAGGTCTCTTGGTGTTTTTTAATTCAAGTTATGCGAAAATTTGGTTTTGGGGAGCGCTGGATAGATATGATTTGGCTGTTGATCTCCTCATGCCATTTCTCTGTTCTGCTTAACGGAAAACCCTATGGTTTTTTCAGATCATCTCGGGGGTTGCACCAAGGGGACCCATTATCCCCGGCCCTATTCATCATTGCGGCTGAGGTCCTTTCGAGGGGCTTGAATACTTTGGTGGGGGACCGGCAATTTTCTCCGTACTTTGTTGCCCGGGGATATCCTCCGTTGACACACCTTGCCTATACTGATGACATCATTATTTTTTGTAATGGTAGTAAACGTTCGTTAGCATGTGTTATGGAGGTATTGGGCAAATATCAGAGGATCTCAGGACAGTTGGTGAATGCTTCTAAGAGCTATTTTTTGGTGGACAGGATGGTATCGCTTATACGGTGTAGGGTGATTGCACGGACCACGGGGTTTTCTTTTAAAGAGCTACCAGTCACTTACTTGGGTTGCCCCTTGTATGCTGGGAGAAGGGTGAGATCCTTGTTCAATGGTTTATTGGATAAAGTTTCACAGCGTTTGAATTCTTGGCGAGGCCGGTGGCTGTCAATGAGTGCTCGTGCTATACTCATTAAGCATGTGCTGTCCTCAATCCCGATTCATATTCTGGCAGTATTGGTGCCTCCAAAGGGGGTAATTGCTGAGTTGGAATGGGTGTTAGCACAATTTTTTTGGGGGGAATCAGAGTTTGGGTTTAAGTGGCATTGGTCAGCATGGAAGATATTATGTCATCCCGTGGAGGAGGGGGGAGTAGGTTTTCGTTCATTACAGGCCATTATTGAAGTTTTTTCCTGTAAGTTTTGGTGGTTGTTTAGATGTGGACTTTCGCTCTGGGCCCAGTTCATAAGGGCTAGGTATGTTGGTGAGTTACATCCAAATCAGGTCTTTATTTCTCCTAAGTTTTCCCCTAGTGGTAAACGAATGTTTGGGGTTCAATTTTCCATGGAGATGTGGCTAAAATGGGATTTGTCTAGGGGTGATGTTGCCTTCTGGTGGGATAATTGGAGTGGGCTAGGTCCGTTGGCATGGAGGTTTCCAGATTTAGCGTCAAACACTTGGGTTTATGATTTTTTGCATGAGGGCCAATGGGATCATTTGGCCTTGGCTGCCTTCCCTTCAGAGGTTACAGAGTCGACTGCtgattctttcttttgttttggtaaGGTTCCCGATGGCCTAGTTTGGACCTTACAACCTTCGGGGGAGTTTTCTACAAAATCGGCATATCAAGTAGTTCGATCCTCTGGGGTTCGGTCGTGGGCATTTGCTTCTATCTGGCATTCTTTAATTCCACAGAAATTTTCCTTTCTTATGTGGAGATTGTTGCATGAGCAGCTGCCGGTGGATGATGTGTTAGCAAAGTTTCAA TCGCTAGGCATTGCAACTCCTTCAGTTGCTTGTGTTAGGTCACAATGCTACAAATGGTGGTTGCTCAGTGTCAAAGGGAGGGCATTTCGGTGGCTATCCCCTGTGCTACCGTTGCTTATTGTTTGGTTTTTATGGTGGGCTAGAAACATGGCTCGATTTGAGGGACGAAGTATATCCGTTGGTCAGGTTCGGGGATGGATCATTCATGAGCTGCGGTTATTGATCCAAGTGTACTTTCCGACCATGACAAGGGTACCACTTCAATGGGTAGAGATTCTGGACTCGCTATCCGGACTTCGGAGGTCCTTAGTTTCCACTCTGGTGCGATGGGTGTGTCCTTTGGACGGTTTCTTTAAGTTGAATTCGGATGGTTGCTCTACTCTTCGAGGTGagggtagtggtggagtgattagagattCCTGTAGAAGGCTCATTCTGGCTTTTGCTGATTTCTTTGGTCCG TTGTTTACGGGGGAAGGGAGAGGTCTAGTGGCCATTTGCCCTGTCGTGCGTGCAATTCGGAATGCTGTTCCAGAGTATCATCAGTTCAGGCACTATTACAGAGAGGGAATGCTGTGGCTGACTCACTGGCTTCCTACA AGAGAGTCTATCATCGACATCTTCTATGAGAAGCACTTGGGTCATTTGATTGATGTCATAACATCCTCATGCCCACCTGATAGCATTGCTCAAGCTGTCAGTAAATCTGGGAGATCAGATGAAGAAAGTGGAAATCAAATTAGTGTCAAGCCAGAAATATTATTAAACATTTGTGATCTGCTATGCTTTTGCGTTTTGCACCACCCGTATAGAATAAAGTAA